One Patescibacteria group bacterium DNA segment encodes these proteins:
- the tsaB gene encoding tRNA (adenosine(37)-N6)-threonylcarbamoyltransferase complex dimerization subunit type 1 TsaB, whose translation MLNKTYILAIDTTEAATGIGLAGERVTKIKTWVSERNQSQELLPNIDKLLQTNKIKPEQLKWVAVNLGPGSFTGLRVGVSIANAFGYGLGIPVIGKAHLIGTAQDRIEQLLKLTTKIKKFRQVLPVYGSQPHITRPKPR comes from the coding sequence ATGCTGAATAAAACCTATATTTTAGCAATTGATACTACCGAAGCTGCTACCGGCATTGGTTTGGCAGGGGAGAGAGTGACTAAAATCAAGACATGGGTATCGGAGCGCAACCAATCGCAAGAACTGCTGCCTAATATCGATAAGCTTCTACAAACCAATAAAATTAAACCCGAGCAACTCAAATGGGTAGCGGTGAATCTGGGTCCCGGCTCTTTTACGGGGCTGCGGGTAGGAGTGAGTATTGCCAACGCCTTCGGTTACGGTTTAGGCATCCCGGTGATTGGCAAGGCTCATTTGATTGGCACCGCCCAAGACCGGATTGAACAGTTACTCAAACTGACCACTAAAATAAAAAAATTCCGGCAGGTTTTGCCGGTATATGGAAGTCAGCCTCATATTACGCGCCCTAAGCCGCGCTAG
- the tsaE gene encoding tRNA (adenosine(37)-N6)-threonylcarbamoyltransferase complex ATPase subunit type 1 TsaE: MAIQIYITNSAAETQKLGEALGKKIIHPGIIAFESTLGGGKTTFIQGLAKGLGIKGKIVSPTFVLEKIYNIPKKKFLLYHYDVYRLGADPLLTAEILENAKTNIVAIEWAEKIKPYLPKDTIWIKITGIKDNQRKFQIKNAE, translated from the coding sequence ATGGCTATCCAAATTTACATCACCAATAGTGCCGCGGAAACTCAGAAACTGGGAGAAGCTTTAGGTAAAAAAATAATTCATCCTGGCATTATTGCTTTCGAATCTACTTTAGGAGGCGGCAAGACTACTTTTATCCAAGGATTAGCTAAAGGATTGGGGATTAAGGGGAAAATTGTCAGTCCGACTTTTGTGCTGGAAAAAATTTATAATATTCCCAAAAAGAAGTTTCTCCTCTATCACTATGATGTTTACCGACTAGGCGCCGATCCACTGCTCACAGCAGAAATTTTAGAAAACGCTAAAACCAATATCGTAGCGATCGAGTGGGCAGAAAAGATTAAGCCATATCTGCCGAAGGATACTATTTGGATAAAAATCACTGGCATCAAAGATAATCAGCGTAAATTCCAAATCAAAAATGCTGAATAA
- a CDS encoding lamin tail domain-containing protein, whose protein sequence is MKKIGGIVVSICLLLAIFQPMVSIAEEEIPPIVINEVAWAGSTVSIADEWIELKNTTDEEIDLIDWEIRRLDANGQQKVAMVTINIGQNHLIPASGYFLIANNGKDYQFGGGPSVLNIDPDYIDTAVSILDNPFKLFLYDQSDQIIDTAGDGQSSGVNFCGIKGVTMERNIAYGPGGEKTNWHEATAAINLDTDRPDLGTPLAENSLPAPATPVISKIIPDQAETETIWEIEEIIGENFITTGVTQIKLEKDDLSIWATNVNVLTSTTIDTAKFNLSSAEAGEWDVIVINPDGQTAILSNAVTITEPEEEPEIPIYSDKITLSELYPHPPSGNEEFIELYNSGDNSANLKGWKLDDQSPGGSAVYTISSDLIISPHQYLTFPKSQTHLALNDTGDQARLLQPNDVIVEVTPNYGTATEGNSYSKINGNWQWTQRVTPNAANLYESTDEDEEDVILDNTNNDPTSLQPNEVVIKLKANSITATSAMLTWEINLPGAIGDIEIYQSEKSGQLGLQIGQTTSSATTYPVKNLVSKTKYFFTVVGSYNADDVKSNQIELTVASPGRTSNSGTSGLLKQIIITEILPNPNAGDNEFIELYNPGDQTVDITGWQLLDASGKVYIINALDSVEIAATEEVDEPTAVVLEPQQYLLLAYSTTHIRLNNSGGEELQLLDSQDNLIDELDYDGSVKQGYAYVLAPNERWFWSNETTPGAVNDISFASGNETDNFNLVDTGELWRWGTFFWMSGLLSAIMWTYRKRYGYPNLHHQ, encoded by the coding sequence ATGAAAAAAATTGGGGGAATTGTTGTTAGTATTTGTTTATTGCTAGCTATTTTTCAGCCTATGGTCAGTATAGCCGAAGAAGAAATTCCGCCCATCGTGATCAACGAAGTGGCGTGGGCCGGCAGTACCGTGAGCATTGCTGATGAGTGGATTGAACTCAAAAACACCACTGATGAAGAAATCGATTTGATTGATTGGGAAATCAGACGACTTGATGCTAATGGCCAACAAAAAGTTGCAATGGTTACTATCAACATCGGTCAAAATCATCTTATTCCCGCTTCGGGATATTTTTTAATTGCCAATAACGGTAAGGATTACCAATTTGGGGGCGGTCCTTCAGTTTTGAATATCGATCCTGATTATATCGATACGGCTGTTTCGATATTGGATAATCCATTCAAGCTTTTTCTGTATGACCAGTCCGATCAGATTATCGATACTGCCGGAGACGGGCAAAGCAGTGGTGTTAATTTTTGCGGGATTAAGGGAGTAACTATGGAACGCAACATAGCGTATGGTCCTGGTGGTGAAAAAACAAATTGGCATGAAGCAACTGCGGCCATCAATCTAGATACAGATCGACCTGACTTGGGCACCCCTCTGGCTGAAAACTCTCTACCAGCACCAGCCACCCCGGTAATCAGCAAAATTATTCCTGATCAAGCCGAAACTGAAACTATTTGGGAAATTGAAGAAATTATTGGAGAAAATTTTATTACCACTGGGGTTACTCAAATTAAATTAGAAAAGGATGATTTATCTATCTGGGCTACTAATGTAAACGTACTTACTTCTACTACAATTGATACAGCAAAATTCAATCTCTCTTCCGCTGAAGCAGGGGAATGGGACGTGATTGTTATCAACCCGGATGGGCAAACAGCCATTTTATCCAATGCTGTCACTATTACTGAACCGGAAGAGGAACCAGAAATTCCAATCTATTCCGATAAGATCACTCTCAGCGAGCTCTATCCTCACCCCCCGTCTGGAAACGAAGAGTTTATTGAGCTATATAATTCCGGGGACAATTCGGCTAACCTAAAGGGTTGGAAATTAGATGATCAGTCGCCGGGTGGATCGGCTGTTTACACCATCTCTAGCGACCTTATTATCAGTCCGCATCAATATTTAACTTTTCCTAAGTCTCAAACTCATCTCGCTTTAAACGATACTGGCGATCAGGCTAGATTATTACAACCCAACGACGTAATAGTAGAAGTTACGCCTAATTATGGCACCGCTACCGAAGGAAATTCCTACTCTAAAATCAATGGCAATTGGCAATGGACTCAGCGCGTGACTCCTAATGCAGCTAATCTGTACGAGAGCACGGACGAAGACGAGGAAGATGTTATTTTAGATAACACTAATAATGATCCCACTAGCCTGCAACCCAACGAAGTAGTGATTAAATTAAAAGCCAACAGCATTACGGCCACCTCTGCTATGTTAACCTGGGAAATCAATTTGCCGGGAGCCATCGGGGACATCGAAATCTATCAATCAGAAAAATCAGGGCAACTAGGACTTCAAATAGGACAAACGACATCATCTGCAACTACCTATCCCGTGAAAAATTTAGTCTCAAAAACTAAATATTTTTTCACTGTCGTAGGCAGTTATAATGCTGACGATGTTAAATCTAACCAGATCGAGCTGACTGTGGCTAGCCCGGGGAGAACCAGCAATAGTGGAACTTCTGGTCTTTTGAAACAAATCATTATTACCGAGATTTTACCTAATCCCAATGCCGGAGACAACGAATTTATTGAGCTTTATAATCCCGGGGACCAAACAGTTGATATTACCGGTTGGCAACTACTGGACGCTAGCGGAAAAGTTTATATTATTAACGCTTTGGATTCGGTCGAAATAGCTGCAACAGAAGAAGTTGATGAACCGACTGCTGTTGTGTTAGAACCTCAACAATATCTTTTATTAGCCTATTCCACCACTCATATCCGCCTGAACAATTCGGGCGGAGAAGAATTGCAATTACTGGACAGTCAAGATAATTTGATCGATGAACTTGATTACGATGGTTCGGTCAAACAGGGCTATGCCTATGTATTGGCTCCGAATGAACGCTGGTTTTGGTCGAATGAAACTACACCCGGAGCAGTCAACGATATCAGCTTTGCTTCCGGGAACGAAACTGACAACTTTAATTTAGTCGATACTGGAGAATTATGGCGCTGGGGGACATTTTTCTGGATGAGCGGGTTGCTTTCTGCCATAATGTGGACTTATAGAAAAAGATATGGCTATCCAAATTTACATCACCAATAG
- the rny gene encoding ribonuclease Y yields MENWLTILLWVVGGGLLGYYIRLALAQRKVSHAEAEADKILKKAQEKLEDAGKREKEIVITAKEEASKIRERVEKEEQQRRLELLELEKRLRQKDETLDKRAMELDKKQEAVFDQDKEIKEVKEEIIKIREQQESKLSAIAKLTKEEAKELLLKRTEKDAKDDIVKLMHDIESQAREEADSKARDIIATAIQRYAGETAVESTTYAVPIPSDEMKGRIIGKEGRNIQAFERATGVDLIVDDTPDVVVISCFDPVRRAIAKNALEKLVSDGRIQPARIEEVVERAQKEIAAEIKKAGEEAVMELGLTGLPIDLVKIIGRLKYRTSYGQNILHHSVESGHLAGLMAAQIGADVRLSKLAALMHDVGKALDHEFEGGHAELSRDIAIKYGLPKEVIQAVEVSHEGSGGPKSAIDFISMAADAISSSRPGARRESLEQFIKRLSDLENIAKSFPGIDRVYAIQAGREVRVMVIPEEVDDLGIIKMAKEMAQKIEKEMTYPGTVRVNIIRELRAEETAK; encoded by the coding sequence ATGGAAAATTGGTTAACGATTTTACTCTGGGTAGTCGGGGGAGGTTTGCTTGGCTATTATATTCGGCTCGCTTTAGCGCAACGCAAAGTCAGCCATGCCGAAGCCGAAGCCGATAAAATTCTCAAAAAGGCTCAGGAAAAACTGGAAGACGCCGGCAAACGCGAGAAAGAAATTGTTATTACCGCCAAAGAAGAAGCTTCCAAAATTCGCGAACGCGTCGAAAAGGAAGAACAACAACGGCGACTAGAGCTTTTAGAGTTAGAAAAACGCCTGCGCCAGAAGGATGAAACTTTAGACAAACGGGCGATGGAACTCGATAAGAAACAAGAGGCGGTTTTTGATCAGGATAAAGAGATTAAAGAGGTTAAAGAAGAAATCATCAAAATCCGCGAGCAGCAAGAAAGTAAGCTGTCGGCCATTGCTAAGCTAACCAAAGAGGAGGCTAAAGAATTATTACTAAAACGGACGGAAAAAGACGCCAAAGACGATATCGTCAAACTCATGCACGATATCGAAAGCCAAGCCCGAGAGGAAGCTGATTCTAAGGCCAGAGATATTATTGCCACTGCCATTCAGCGCTATGCCGGTGAAACGGCCGTCGAATCGACTACCTATGCAGTGCCGATCCCCTCTGACGAAATGAAAGGGCGGATTATCGGTAAAGAAGGCCGCAATATTCAGGCTTTCGAACGGGCTACTGGTGTCGATCTGATCGTTGACGATACACCGGACGTGGTAGTAATTTCCTGCTTTGATCCGGTGCGTCGGGCGATTGCTAAAAATGCTTTAGAAAAGCTAGTTTCCGATGGCCGCATTCAACCGGCTCGGATTGAAGAAGTGGTCGAGAGAGCTCAAAAAGAGATCGCAGCTGAGATTAAGAAAGCCGGCGAAGAAGCGGTGATGGAATTGGGCTTAACTGGTCTGCCGATAGATCTAGTCAAGATCATCGGTCGGCTGAAGTATCGCACCAGTTACGGACAGAATATTTTGCATCATTCAGTAGAATCAGGGCATCTGGCAGGACTCATGGCAGCTCAGATCGGAGCTGATGTCCGTTTGTCTAAACTGGCGGCTTTAATGCACGATGTTGGTAAAGCCTTGGATCATGAATTCGAAGGTGGCCATGCTGAACTTTCCCGAGATATCGCCATCAAATACGGTTTACCGAAAGAGGTTATTCAGGCAGTCGAGGTGTCTCACGAGGGATCCGGCGGGCCAAAAAGCGCTATCGATTTCATCTCTATGGCAGCCGATGCCATTTCGTCCTCCCGTCCCGGAGCGCGTCGCGAAAGCTTGGAACAATTCATTAAACGCTTGAGTGATCTGGAAAATATTGCCAAAAGTTTCCCCGGGATTGATCGGGTTTATGCCATTCAGGCCGGACGCGAAGTCCGGGTGATGGTGATCCCGGAAGAAGTAGACGATCTGGGTATTATTAAGATGGCTAAGGAGATGGCGCAAAAGATTGAAAAAGAAATGACCTATCCAGGAACGGTGCGGGTTAATATTATCCGGGAGCTTCGGGCTGAAGAAACTGCTAAATAA
- a CDS encoding pitrilysin family protein, whose amino-acid sequence MLEVKKAVLENRLRIDVVPMKSTETVAVFIKARAGSRYEGDNNRGIAHFLEHMFFKGGDRYPTPRSVAEAVDGVGGVFNAFTGNDTVGYYIKVAKENIELAFDVLSDMLLNSKFKQDDIDREKGVIIEEYNMYQDNPRSVLADEFQKLMYGDHPLGKQILGDLDFIRKATPKDFIDYQKKLYSPANIVVGVAGNTTLAEVKSLVNKYLKLDKGGKKNLPLPYTTPKTYKNRLKVIYKKTEQAHLAIGMPTFGGLNPDRYVADVLAVILGDGMSSRLFTSVRERHGLAYYVWASHDMYADAGNFVIGAGVTIKKVDFAIKLILDELTEIMASPVPAQELKKAKQSIIGHMALRLESSDTVANEIAYQELLYDKVESLAEVKRKYRAVTAEEVQKLAKRIFQKDKILLAVIGPYADKEKFAKLIK is encoded by the coding sequence ATGCTAGAAGTTAAAAAAGCTGTTCTCGAGAATCGCTTAAGAATCGATGTCGTGCCGATGAAATCAACGGAAACGGTGGCTGTGTTTATTAAAGCTCGGGCCGGTTCTCGTTATGAGGGCGATAACAACAGAGGGATTGCTCACTTTTTAGAGCACATGTTCTTTAAAGGGGGCGATCGCTATCCGACTCCCCGCTCGGTGGCGGAAGCCGTGGATGGCGTGGGCGGAGTTTTTAACGCCTTTACCGGCAATGATACGGTGGGTTATTACATCAAGGTCGCCAAGGAGAATATCGAGCTAGCTTTCGATGTCTTATCTGATATGCTGCTCAACTCTAAGTTCAAACAGGACGATATCGACCGAGAAAAAGGGGTAATTATCGAAGAATACAATATGTACCAAGATAATCCCCGCTCGGTTTTGGCGGATGAGTTTCAAAAACTAATGTATGGGGACCATCCCTTGGGCAAACAGATCTTAGGCGACCTAGATTTTATCAGAAAAGCTACGCCCAAGGATTTTATTGATTATCAGAAAAAATTATACTCTCCTGCCAATATTGTGGTGGGCGTAGCCGGAAATACTACCTTGGCAGAGGTGAAAAGTCTGGTCAATAAATATCTCAAACTAGATAAAGGTGGTAAAAAAAATCTTCCCTTGCCTTACACGACTCCTAAAACATATAAAAATCGGCTGAAAGTTATTTATAAAAAAACTGAGCAGGCGCATTTAGCGATAGGAATGCCCACCTTCGGCGGTTTAAACCCCGATAGATACGTTGCAGACGTGTTAGCGGTGATTCTGGGCGACGGAATGAGTTCGAGGCTGTTTACGAGCGTTAGAGAGCGTCACGGACTAGCTTACTATGTGTGGGCGAGTCACGATATGTATGCCGATGCCGGAAATTTTGTGATTGGTGCCGGTGTTACCATTAAAAAAGTTGATTTTGCGATCAAATTAATTTTAGACGAGCTCACAGAAATCATGGCCTCCCCGGTTCCGGCTCAAGAACTCAAGAAAGCTAAGCAATCTATCATTGGGCACATGGCTTTACGCTTGGAAAGTTCAGATACGGTTGCCAATGAGATAGCTTATCAGGAGTTGTTGTACGATAAGGTCGAGTCATTAGCTGAAGTTAAACGGAAATATCGGGCGGTGACGGCGGAAGAGGTGCAAAAACTAGCCAAAAGGATCTTCCAAAAAGATAAGATTCTGTTAGCCGTGATCGGGCCGTATGCCGATAAAGAGAAATTTGCTAAGCTGATAAAGTAA
- a CDS encoding nucleoside-diphosphate kinase — translation MQDMIERTFAMIKPDGVARGLTGQIITDFERSGLKLVGLKMLLPERSLVEKHYSGDNAWIANLGQRTMDGCIELGMDLAKEYGTTDTLELGKQIKEWLIDYICSGPVVAMVWEGMVAVSNVRRLCGNTIPNKAEPGSIRGKYGLDSAISANSQKRPVFNIIHASGNAEEAATEIKLWFPELVK, via the coding sequence ATGCAAGACATGATTGAACGAACTTTTGCCATGATTAAGCCCGATGGAGTGGCGCGCGGCTTGACCGGTCAGATTATTACTGATTTTGAGCGCTCCGGACTAAAGTTAGTCGGTTTAAAGATGTTATTGCCAGAGCGTAGTCTGGTAGAAAAGCATTATTCTGGAGACAATGCCTGGATAGCTAATCTCGGTCAACGCACTATGGATGGTTGTATAGAATTAGGGATGGATTTAGCTAAGGAGTACGGCACTACCGACACCTTAGAGTTAGGTAAACAAATCAAGGAATGGTTGATCGACTATATCTGCAGTGGTCCGGTAGTGGCTATGGTCTGGGAAGGCATGGTCGCTGTTTCTAATGTCAGGAGGTTATGCGGAAATACCATTCCCAATAAAGCTGAACCAGGTTCCATTAGAGGTAAATATGGGTTAGACTCGGCTATCTCAGCTAATTCGCAAAAACGGCCCGTATTCAATATCATCCATGCCTCAGGCAACGCAGAAGAAGCTGCCACTGAAATTAAATTGTGGTTTCCTGAGTTGGTTAAGTAA
- a CDS encoding MerR family transcriptional regulator, whose protein sequence is MLTLEKAQEMVDTATEQPNSVKEAAITVVNHVSENNSGTVVTDFHTGSTPSVDGDLHSLAEVTRLLKISENRLRHWEKSFNQVLSNHRNQYNHRMFTEADVKILERIKFLQDSKLYTKEGIVARLNSKLRDKGGTGTVNAAEKQYQQKLLVALNTLATEIKGLRREVREDLRGDLKKELDHLTLLLFPPQKERKWYQIFKK, encoded by the coding sequence ATGCTAACCCTCGAAAAAGCCCAAGAAATGGTTGATACAGCAACTGAACAACCAAATTCAGTAAAAGAAGCTGCTATTACGGTTGTTAATCATGTGTCAGAAAATAATTCTGGCACGGTTGTGACAGATTTTCATACTGGATCCACCCCTAGTGTAGACGGAGACTTGCATTCATTGGCCGAGGTAACCCGGCTTTTAAAGATATCCGAAAATCGCCTTCGCCACTGGGAAAAGTCCTTCAATCAGGTGTTGTCTAACCACCGTAATCAGTACAACCATCGGATGTTTACGGAGGCGGATGTAAAAATACTCGAGCGCATTAAATTTTTGCAGGATTCCAAGCTTTATACCAAAGAGGGGATTGTAGCTCGGTTGAACTCTAAACTCCGAGACAAAGGAGGTACGGGGACTGTCAATGCGGCAGAAAAGCAGTATCAACAAAAGCTGTTAGTGGCGCTCAACACCTTAGCCACAGAGATAAAAGGGTTGCGTCGGGAAGTACGTGAAGATCTAAGAGGGGATTTAAAGAAAGAGTTGGATCACCTTACGTTGTTGCTATTTCCTCCTCAAAAGGAGAGAAAGTGGTACCAAATCTTTAAGAAGTAA
- the mnmA gene encoding tRNA 2-thiouridine(34) synthase MnmA has translation MAKQLKLFGKPTKKTKSSVKTKGRPDVPNPRVSGSGANVAKRHWHWTDYFVSSPLKVTPKKQRKVSVVFVMMSGGVDSSATAYLLKEQGFEVVGVYMKNWSFPIKRIQECPLYQDYKDMVKVCKFLKIPYQVWSFEKDYRKRVIDPFFVGYQEGLTPNPDVMCNTEIKFDDFLKKALKMGADYIATGHHIRSRCADPKSFKLLSSVIPTTSSVIPTTSSVIPTGVEGSKSGVRDSSISLGMTKSKARNDGNNKICKDYQLLKGKDPIKDQTYFVYRLTQEQLKKCIFPVGDYVKTDLRAMAKKVNLPTAERRDSQGICFIGNINVKSFLKTKLPEKEGDIVTKEGKKIGKHEGAWFYTIGQRRIEGLSGMVKPMYVIGKNMKKNQVIVGDDKDTYNKIARLSNFHLINNKTVKPIDLMGIILTAKSRYTPETSRGKLGKDKKGYFFEFVKPERAITPGQSLVLYKGEICLGGGIITSAR, from the coding sequence ATGGCGAAGCAGTTAAAATTATTCGGGAAACCAACTAAGAAGACGAAATCTAGCGTTAAAACTAAAGGTCGCCCCGATGTCCCGAACCCAAGGGTTTCGGGAAGCGGGGCCAATGTCGCAAAGCGACATTGGCATTGGACGGATTATTTTGTGTCCAGTCCACTTAAAGTTACTCCTAAGAAACAGCGGAAAGTTTCCGTGGTTTTTGTGATGATGAGCGGGGGAGTCGATTCTTCGGCCACGGCCTATCTCCTAAAAGAGCAAGGATTTGAGGTGGTGGGAGTGTATATGAAAAATTGGTCTTTCCCGATCAAGCGGATTCAGGAGTGTCCGCTGTACCAGGATTATAAAGATATGGTCAAGGTGTGCAAATTCCTCAAGATTCCTTATCAGGTCTGGAGTTTTGAAAAGGATTACCGCAAACGGGTAATTGATCCGTTTTTTGTGGGTTATCAGGAGGGATTAACTCCTAATCCGGATGTGATGTGCAACACCGAGATTAAATTTGATGATTTCCTGAAAAAAGCGTTAAAGATGGGGGCGGATTATATCGCCACTGGCCACCATATCAGGAGTCGTTGTGCCGATCCCAAGTCTTTTAAACTCCTTTCTTCTGTCATCCCGACAACTTCTTCTGTCATCCCGACAACTTCTTCTGTCATCCCGACCGGAGTGGAGGGATCTAAATCTGGCGTGAGAGATTCCTCGATTTCACTCGGAATGACAAAAAGTAAAGCTCGGAATGACGGCAACAACAAAATCTGTAAGGATTACCAGCTTTTAAAGGGCAAAGACCCCATTAAAGATCAAACCTATTTTGTTTACCGGCTTACCCAGGAACAGCTCAAGAAATGTATCTTCCCGGTAGGGGATTATGTCAAAACTGATCTTCGGGCCATGGCGAAAAAGGTAAATTTGCCGACTGCCGAGCGGCGCGATAGCCAAGGCATCTGTTTTATTGGGAATATTAATGTGAAATCCTTTCTGAAGACTAAACTACCCGAAAAAGAAGGGGATATCGTGACTAAAGAGGGCAAAAAGATCGGTAAACATGAAGGGGCTTGGTTTTATACGATTGGACAAAGGAGGATTGAAGGCCTGTCTGGCATGGTGAAGCCAATGTATGTCATCGGCAAAAACATGAAGAAAAACCAGGTGATTGTAGGTGATGACAAAGATACCTACAATAAAATCGCTCGGCTATCCAACTTCCATTTAATTAATAATAAAACCGTTAAACCGATCGATTTGATGGGGATTATCTTAACTGCTAAATCCCGCTATACGCCGGAAACCAGTCGAGGCAAACTGGGTAAAGACAAAAAGGGTTACTTTTTTGAATTTGTGAAGCCGGAACGAGCCATCACCCCCGGCCAATCCCTGGTTCTCTATAAAGGCGAAATTTGCCTGGGCGGCGGTATTATTACTAGTGCTAGATAG
- a CDS encoding RNA polymerase sigma factor, with amino-acid sequence MPISNLHPASTKTPEHLVLRAAKGDNKAFGAIYELWAEHIYRFVYLKTRDESSAEDITAEVFLKVWKGIKTFKPKADTKFSTWLFAIARNSVIDYYRTTRQTIPFDNLPELVDIEGEVDLYPERGRLQQALEELKPEYKQVLVLRYVEDQPIAKVAQIMKKKEGNVRALTHRALQELKTRLS; translated from the coding sequence ATGCCCATTTCAAACTTACATCCTGCATCTACAAAGACCCCCGAGCACTTAGTGCTTCGGGCAGCCAAGGGTGACAACAAGGCCTTTGGCGCCATTTATGAACTTTGGGCAGAACATATTTACCGCTTCGTTTATTTAAAAACTAGAGACGAAAGTAGCGCTGAAGACATTACAGCCGAAGTTTTCTTAAAGGTTTGGAAGGGGATTAAAACTTTCAAGCCGAAAGCAGACACTAAATTTTCCACTTGGCTGTTTGCCATCGCTCGAAATAGTGTGATCGATTACTATCGCACCACGCGCCAAACTATCCCTTTCGACAATTTACCAGAATTGGTTGATATCGAAGGGGAGGTGGATTTGTACCCGGAACGAGGTCGGCTCCAGCAAGCGTTGGAAGAACTTAAGCCGGAATACAAACAAGTTTTGGTGCTGCGGTATGTCGAAGATCAGCCCATTGCCAAAGTTGCCCAAATTATGAAGAAAAAAGAGGGCAATGTTCGTGCTTTGACGCATCGAGCTCTTCAAGAGCTCAAAACACGTTTATCTTAG
- a CDS encoding tetratricopeptide repeat protein, with protein sequence MWRELVTDFWRRFWWGLVGIIVIIGGIIWLTTYVGTVEVSGYRVSQADAEATNYYAAGEIDQAQAAYETITKNHPNDWFAWNGLGNIYRDKGQYGSAEIAYLKALKINPQFEQGYRNIYNLYYAWSSQDATQLSKAEPVLLDGIKYLPKSEIVLEEILNYYQKIGNQEQFTFYQDKLNKLRGAIDKPTGVNFE encoded by the coding sequence ATGTGGAGAGAATTGGTAACAGATTTTTGGCGCCGGTTCTGGTGGGGACTAGTCGGCATTATCGTGATTATAGGCGGAATTATTTGGCTGACAACTTATGTTGGGACAGTAGAAGTTAGTGGTTATCGGGTATCGCAAGCCGATGCTGAAGCAACTAATTATTATGCTGCCGGAGAAATTGATCAAGCCCAAGCTGCTTACGAAACCATCACCAAGAATCATCCGAATGATTGGTTTGCTTGGAATGGTTTAGGTAATATCTACCGGGATAAAGGTCAATACGGCTCAGCTGAAATAGCTTATCTAAAAGCATTGAAAATTAATCCCCAGTTTGAGCAAGGTTATCGCAATATTTATAATCTTTATTATGCTTGGTCTTCTCAGGATGCAACACAGCTCAGCAAAGCAGAGCCAGTATTATTGGATGGTATTAAATATTTGCCAAAATCGGAAATTGTACTAGAAGAAATCCTAAACTATTATCAAAAAATTGGTAATCAAGAACAATTTACCTTTTATCAAGACAAACTGAATAAATTACGCGGTGCTATTGATAAACCAACTGGAGTTAACTTTGAATAA